One window from the genome of Gadus macrocephalus chromosome 7, ASM3116895v1 encodes:
- the LOC132462045 gene encoding deoxycytidine kinase 2-like isoform X1 has product MATPPKRCFTPDSNRREEKRCKKISIEGNIAAGKSTLVRVLGERLEDWEVVPEPIGKWCSLQNKADDVNQDLSSSQKSGGNILQMMYTDPRRWSYTFQSYAFLSRIRAQLQPPSLKLAEKPVVCYERSVYSDRYVFASSHYESGNLTSEEWSVYQDQHTWLLSQFLPMIHLDGIIYLRAQPQKCMQRLQMRSREEEQDVPLEYLEELHQKHDAWLYHRDPNQEFAFMNDVPILVVDADEDFKNDRIKQEAILDKVQDFVSSL; this is encoded by the exons ATGGCGACACCTCCAAAGAGATGTTTCACACCGGATTCAAACcgcagagaagagaagaggtgCAAGAAGATATCCATAGAGGGAAACATCG ctgcagGTAAATCCACACTGGTGCGTGTGTTGGGCGAGCGGTTGGAGGACTGGGAAGTGGTTCCTGAGCCCATTGGGAAGTGGTGCAGCCTCCAGAACAAAGCAGACGACGTTAACCAG gacctGAGTTCCTCCCAGAAGAGTGGAGGAAATATTCTCCAGATGATGTACACTGATCCCCGCAGGTGGTCCTACACCttccag agtTATGCGTTTCTCAGTCGGATTCGTGCCCAGCTGCAACCTCCGTCTCTCAAGCTGGCTGAAAAACCTGTCGTCTGCTACGAGAGATCAGTCTACAGCGACag gtaTGTGTTTGCGTCTAGTCACTATGAGTCAGGGAACCTGACCTCGGAAGAGTGGAGTGTCTACCAGGATCAGCATACCTGGCTGCTCTCCCAGTTCCTCCCCATGATCCATCTGGACGGGATCATCTACCTCCGAGCCCAGCCCCAG aagtgcATGCAGAGGCTGCAGATGCGTTcgcgggaggaggagcaggacgtTCCTCTGGAGTACCTGGAAGAACTTCACCAGAAACACGATGCCTGGCTGTACCACCGGGACCCCAA ccaGGAGTTTGCGTTCATGAATGACGTCCCCATCCTCGTTGTGGACGCAGATGAGGATTTTaaaaacgaccgaatcaaacAAGAAGCCATCTTGGACAAG
- the LOC132462045 gene encoding deoxycytidine kinase 2-like isoform X3: protein MATPPKRCFTPDSNRREEKRCKKISIEGNIAAGKSTLVRVLGERLEDWEVVPEPIGKWCSLQNKADDVNQDLSSSQKSGGNILQMMYTDPRRWSYTFQSYAFLSRIRAQLQPPSLKLAEKPVVCYERSVYSDRYVFASSHYESGNLTSEEWSVYQDQHTWLLSQFLPMIHLDGIIYLRAQPQKCMQRLQMRSREEEQDVPLEYLEELHQKHDAWLYHRDPNQEFAFMNDVPILVVDADEDFKNDRIKQEAILDKVQDFGSSL from the exons ATGGCGACACCTCCAAAGAGATGTTTCACACCGGATTCAAACcgcagagaagagaagaggtgCAAGAAGATATCCATAGAGGGAAACATCG ctgcagGTAAATCCACACTGGTGCGTGTGTTGGGCGAGCGGTTGGAGGACTGGGAAGTGGTTCCTGAGCCCATTGGGAAGTGGTGCAGCCTCCAGAACAAAGCAGACGACGTTAACCAG gacctGAGTTCCTCCCAGAAGAGTGGAGGAAATATTCTCCAGATGATGTACACTGATCCCCGCAGGTGGTCCTACACCttccag agtTATGCGTTTCTCAGTCGGATTCGTGCCCAGCTGCAACCTCCGTCTCTCAAGCTGGCTGAAAAACCTGTCGTCTGCTACGAGAGATCAGTCTACAGCGACag gtaTGTGTTTGCGTCTAGTCACTATGAGTCAGGGAACCTGACCTCGGAAGAGTGGAGTGTCTACCAGGATCAGCATACCTGGCTGCTCTCCCAGTTCCTCCCCATGATCCATCTGGACGGGATCATCTACCTCCGAGCCCAGCCCCAG aagtgcATGCAGAGGCTGCAGATGCGTTcgcgggaggaggagcaggacgtTCCTCTGGAGTACCTGGAAGAACTTCACCAGAAACACGATGCCTGGCTGTACCACCGGGACCCCAA ccaGGAGTTTGCGTTCATGAATGACGTCCCCATCCTCGTTGTGGACGCAGATGAGGATTTTaaaaacgaccgaatcaaacAAGAAGCCATCTTGGACAAG